A DNA window from Acidobacteriota bacterium contains the following coding sequences:
- a CDS encoding glycine--tRNA ligase, whose amino-acid sequence MTDIETIASLAKRRGFAFQSSDIYGGLGSVWDYGPLGIELKNNIKRAWWRSVVYERDDMVGLDAGILMNRLVWKYSGHEATFSDPLVDCRKCKARLRADKIEGDKCPECGSTDLTEPRQFNLMFRTTVGPVEDESGLTYLRPETAQGIFVNFKNILDSTNRKLPFGVAQIGKAFRNEITPGNFIFRTREFEQMEIEYFVKPPQARKPGEMTDEAWHERWIEDRYNWHIALGMRSENLRKYEQPRSELAHYAKRCVDLQYRFFPDREDDEKQWDELEGIANRADYDLKAHSKKPGDADGKRLNPDSTADLTYFDHETNQHVFPYVIEPSAGVDRKMLAFMMDAYQEEEVRGEKRIVLKLHPDLAPIKVAVLPLAKNKEGIVNLAKEIKSQLQRTGAMRAVYDDTAGIGKLYRRQDEVGTPLCLTVDHQSIEDNQVTLRDRDTMLQERVPIAEIERIIGDKLRS is encoded by the coding sequence ATGACAGATATCGAGACGATTGCCAGCCTTGCTAAGCGCCGAGGTTTTGCCTTTCAATCCAGCGACATTTACGGCGGACTGGGCTCGGTCTGGGACTATGGCCCGCTGGGAATCGAATTGAAGAACAACATCAAGCGCGCCTGGTGGCGTTCGGTCGTATACGAACGCGACGACATGGTTGGGCTCGACGCCGGTATCCTTATGAACCGCCTCGTGTGGAAGTACTCGGGCCACGAAGCTACTTTCTCAGACCCGCTGGTGGATTGCCGAAAGTGCAAAGCGAGACTGCGCGCAGACAAGATCGAAGGTGACAAATGCCCCGAATGCGGGTCCACGGATCTTACCGAGCCGCGCCAATTCAACCTGATGTTCAGGACCACCGTTGGTCCGGTTGAGGACGAATCTGGTTTGACCTATTTGAGACCGGAGACCGCGCAGGGGATATTCGTCAACTTCAAAAACATTCTGGACAGTACCAATCGCAAGCTGCCCTTTGGCGTGGCGCAGATCGGCAAGGCCTTTCGCAACGAGATAACGCCGGGAAATTTCATCTTTCGCACGCGTGAGTTCGAGCAGATGGAGATCGAATACTTCGTCAAGCCTCCGCAGGCACGCAAGCCGGGCGAGATGACCGACGAAGCATGGCACGAGCGCTGGATCGAAGATCGTTACAACTGGCACATTGCGCTCGGAATGCGCTCGGAAAACCTGAGGAAGTACGAACAACCGCGCTCGGAGCTAGCGCACTATGCCAAGCGATGTGTGGATCTTCAGTATCGCTTTTTCCCCGATCGCGAGGACGATGAGAAGCAGTGGGACGAGCTTGAAGGAATAGCTAATCGCGCGGACTATGATCTGAAGGCGCACTCGAAAAAACCGGGCGACGCTGACGGTAAGCGGCTCAATCCGGATTCAACTGCCGATCTCACTTACTTCGATCACGAAACAAACCAGCATGTTTTCCCATATGTGATCGAACCCTCGGCTGGCGTCGATCGCAAAATGCTTGCCTTCATGATGGACGCGTATCAAGAAGAAGAAGTGCGCGGTGAGAAGCGCATCGTTCTCAAGCTGCACCCTGATCTGGCTCCCATAAAAGTGGCCGTGCTTCCGCTCGCCAAGAATAAAGAAGGCATCGTCAATCTCGCAAAAGAGATAAAGTCGCAGCTTCAGCGAACTGGGGCGATGCGCGCGGTCTACGACGACACGGCAGGGATCGGCAAGCTCTATCGCCGCCAGGACGAAGTGGGAACACCGCTGTGCTTAACCGTGGACCATCAATCGATCGAGGACAATCAAGTCACTCTCCGCGATCGCGACACGATGCTCCAGGAACGCGTTCCGATTGCTGAAATCGAACGGATCATCGGCGATAAGCTGAGGTCCTAG
- a CDS encoding MarR family transcriptional regulator: MFRLILEHHQRQVIGMDLTLTQAQALRILRAAALPTSKLAVALGISAPAVTQLTDRLVRKHLIERRSAKDDRRRVNIELTEKGRLIIDGFRGRRNELFVDALSRLREDDRIQVIQVLGKITAVLEAPEQTRPEPDGGNRRERAEKQTLVQPPDASKVVGHAPVTRPAKRMKIEWD; this comes from the coding sequence GTGTTTCGACTGATCCTAGAGCACCATCAAAGGCAAGTCATAGGGATGGACTTGACGCTTACTCAGGCCCAGGCACTGAGGATCCTTCGCGCGGCCGCGCTGCCGACGAGCAAGCTTGCCGTGGCTCTCGGAATCTCGGCCCCGGCAGTTACCCAGTTGACGGATCGCCTGGTCCGCAAGCACTTGATCGAGCGGCGCAGCGCGAAGGATGACCGACGCCGGGTTAACATTGAACTGACGGAGAAGGGGAGACTAATCATCGACGGGTTCCGCGGGCGGCGCAACGAACTTTTTGTTGACGCGCTCTCGCGTCTGCGTGAGGACGATCGGATTCAAGTTATCCAGGTGTTAGGCAAGATCACGGCTGTCCTCGAAGCACCAGAGCAGACGAGGCCTGAGCCCGATGGCGGCAATCGTCGTGAGCGAGCCGAGAAGCAGACATTGGTTCAACCGCCTGATGCATCCAAAGTAGTTGGCCACGCACCAGTCACACGGCCAGCGAAAAGGATGAAGATAGAATGGGACTGA